One window from the genome of Synergistaceae bacterium encodes:
- a CDS encoding altronate dehydratase family protein encodes MNSPEANIQSDIGVILLNDADNIVVLTCQGRRGQTAFIEGQRLTLRQDIPGGHKAARVLIPKGERIVKYGHPIGTATRDIAPGEHVHEHNVGTRLGEGDADLTVWDSRNQPRCGVTRLQVPLIAGTFAGYRRDPGRPGVRNDLWVIPTVGCVNGELRALVQEWSPKKPAWIDDVKVLEHPFGCSQLGGDLTMTADLLAGLARHPNAAGVLLAGLGCENLQIPMLIERVGPEPRLRVIRLQDGEGDFAPLLDELADAAPRYREPFPASELCIGVKCGGSDGYSGLTANPLLGRFAEHLVASGGTVLATEIPEMFGAEDVIAARVVDRTAHDDFIALDRWFREYFIRHGQPVYENPSPGNREGGITTLEEKSLGAVEKSGNAPVTQVLRYGQSALSGGGVQIVFAPGNDIVSCTSLAASGAQMILFTTGRGTPFGTVVPTIKVSTNSELAAKHPNWIDFDAGRLLTGQTWEAATESLTGLILRVAGGERAAHERKGIGEIAIFKDGVTL; translated from the coding sequence CTCCTGAATGATGCCGATAATATTGTGGTCCTTACTTGTCAGGGCCGACGGGGCCAAACGGCGTTTATCGAAGGGCAGAGGCTCACCTTGCGTCAAGATATCCCCGGTGGGCACAAAGCGGCACGCGTCCTTATTCCGAAAGGGGAACGAATTGTAAAATATGGACATCCTATTGGCACGGCGACGCGCGACATCGCACCGGGCGAGCACGTGCATGAACACAACGTTGGGACACGCCTAGGGGAAGGCGACGCGGATCTGACCGTCTGGGATTCCCGTAATCAGCCACGTTGCGGCGTGACACGTCTCCAGGTCCCTCTGATCGCCGGGACTTTCGCCGGATACCGGAGGGACCCCGGACGCCCAGGAGTGCGTAACGACTTGTGGGTTATTCCAACGGTCGGTTGCGTCAATGGGGAGCTTCGCGCCCTGGTTCAGGAGTGGAGCCCTAAAAAGCCCGCATGGATCGATGACGTGAAAGTTCTAGAGCATCCCTTCGGATGTTCCCAGCTTGGCGGAGACCTGACGATGACAGCAGACCTCTTGGCCGGGCTCGCGCGGCACCCCAATGCCGCGGGCGTCCTTCTGGCGGGACTGGGGTGCGAGAACCTCCAGATTCCGATGCTGATTGAGCGGGTCGGTCCGGAGCCCCGTCTTCGTGTAATAAGGCTTCAGGATGGGGAGGGAGATTTCGCGCCCCTGCTAGACGAGCTGGCCGATGCCGCTCCTCGATACCGCGAGCCTTTTCCGGCGTCGGAACTCTGTATCGGCGTCAAGTGCGGCGGCAGTGACGGCTACAGTGGGCTGACCGCCAATCCCCTTTTGGGACGTTTTGCTGAGCACCTTGTCGCGTCGGGTGGGACGGTCCTGGCGACGGAGATTCCGGAGATGTTCGGGGCAGAGGACGTGATCGCCGCTCGCGTCGTGGATAGAACCGCGCATGATGACTTTATCGCGCTGGATCGGTGGTTTCGAGAATATTTTATTCGTCATGGACAACCCGTTTACGAAAACCCATCGCCGGGTAACCGCGAAGGAGGCATCACGACCCTCGAAGAAAAATCTCTTGGGGCTGTAGAGAAATCAGGAAACGCGCCCGTCACACAGGTGCTGAGGTATGGGCAATCTGCCCTTTCGGGAGGTGGGGTACAGATCGTCTTTGCGCCAGGCAACGATATCGTGTCCTGCACGTCGCTGGCGGCCTCCGGGGCTCAGATGATCCTCTTCACGACGGGACGCGGAACGCCCTTTGGAACCGTCGTCCCGACGATCAAAGTCTCAACCAACAGCGAGCTGGCCGCAAAGCATCCGAATTGGATCGATTTCGACGCGGGAAGGCTTTTGACCGGTCAGACGTGGGAAGCCGCGACGGAGAGCTTGACCGGTCTAATATTACGTGTCGCGGGAGGTGAACGTGCCGCCCACGAGCGCAAAGGCATCGGCGAGATCGCGATCTTCAAAGACGGCGTGACTCTATAG